From Acidithiobacillus sp., the proteins below share one genomic window:
- the glmM gene encoding phosphoglucosamine mutase — MARKWFGTDGVRGQVGDSVIHPEWVLRLGWAAGHVLTADAPGRPRVVIGKDTRLSGYMLESALESGLAAAGVDVLLVGPLPTPAIAYLTRTLRADAGIVISASHNPYQDNGIKFFSGDGYKLPDAQEEAIEAWMERPMTLSASERLGKARRVDDAAGRYVEFCKTTFPADLDLRGMRLVLDCAHGANYKVAPMIFGELGATLDLLGAEPNGININDQVGSTHPEALRAAVLRTGADMGIAFDGDGDRLLLVDDQGELLDGDEILWLLARDMCQHGELPGVVGTVMTNLALEQALAGCGVPMLRAPVGDRYVLEAMRRHGYPLGGESSGHIITPANTTGDGILAALRILAILRRAGEALAVLREGYRPFPQVLKSVRMAGAHSLLDQPSARQLIADAEDRLGGTGRLLVRPSGTEPVLRIMVEAASADVAGDVAAMLTTELAKLALTHAVPGALN, encoded by the coding sequence ATGGCGAGAAAATGGTTTGGGACCGACGGGGTGCGCGGTCAGGTCGGTGATTCTGTTATTCATCCTGAATGGGTTCTCCGCCTGGGCTGGGCTGCTGGACATGTGCTCACCGCCGACGCGCCGGGTCGGCCCCGGGTGGTTATTGGCAAAGACACCCGTTTGTCGGGATATATGCTGGAGTCCGCTCTGGAGTCCGGTCTGGCGGCAGCTGGCGTTGATGTTTTGCTGGTCGGCCCTTTACCGACGCCAGCCATCGCCTATCTGACGCGCACCTTGCGCGCGGATGCTGGAATCGTCATTAGCGCCTCGCACAATCCCTATCAGGACAACGGTATCAAATTTTTCTCTGGGGATGGTTACAAGTTGCCGGACGCTCAGGAGGAGGCCATCGAGGCTTGGATGGAGCGGCCCATGACCTTGTCGGCATCAGAGCGTCTGGGTAAGGCGCGGCGGGTAGATGATGCGGCGGGCCGCTATGTAGAGTTTTGCAAAACCACCTTCCCTGCCGATCTCGACCTGCGTGGTATGCGTCTGGTGCTGGACTGCGCCCATGGTGCCAACTATAAGGTGGCTCCGATGATTTTCGGGGAGTTGGGTGCTACCCTGGACTTGCTGGGGGCAGAGCCCAACGGCATCAATATCAACGATCAGGTGGGCTCCACCCATCCCGAAGCATTGCGTGCCGCAGTGCTCCGCACTGGCGCAGATATGGGCATTGCCTTTGATGGTGATGGTGATCGCCTGCTCTTGGTGGACGATCAGGGTGAATTACTTGACGGTGATGAAATTCTCTGGTTGCTGGCACGGGATATGTGTCAGCACGGCGAGCTCCCTGGTGTGGTCGGTACGGTCATGACTAATCTCGCTCTGGAACAGGCACTGGCCGGCTGCGGTGTGCCGATGCTGCGCGCGCCCGTAGGTGATCGTTATGTGCTGGAGGCCATGCGTCGCCATGGCTATCCGTTGGGTGGCGAGTCATCGGGGCACATCATTACACCCGCGAACACTACCGGTGATGGCATCCTTGCCGCGTTGCGGATATTGGCTATCCTGCGCCGCGCTGGTGAGGCGCTGGCAGTGCTGCGTGAAGGTTATCGTCCTTTTCCTCAGGTGCTGAAGAGCGTGCGCATGGCGGGTGCGCACAGTTTGCTCGACCAGCCATCGGCGCGTCAGTTGATTGCGGATGCAGAGGATCGCTTGGGAGGAACAGGACGCTTACTGGTGCGGCCATCTGGTACGGAACCCGTATTACGGATCATGGTAGAGGCGGCATCCGCTGATGTGGCGGGCGATGTGGCGGCGATGCTGACCACAGAGTTGGCCAAGCTGGCACTTACCCACGCAGTCCCAGGAGCGCTAAATTGA
- the folP gene encoding dihydropteroate synthase, whose product MTLTLDCNGRPLVLGRPCVMGVLNITPDSFSDGGTYLSVDAALTRAKRMWEEGADIIDIGAESTRPGAPAVALEEELRRLLPVLEAVAAEVPLPISIDTSKAAVMRAAWSLGAGLMNDVTALRGDPLALGTIAELGVPVCLMHMRGTPQNMLAETHYVDVVAEVKSFLLERIECCVAAGIPRQHLLIDPGFGFAKDLEANCSLLRHLDAFASIGAPLLVGLSRKRMIGTLSGAERAAERVAGSIAAALWAVERGAHIVRVHDVGETVQALRVWRGMGLS is encoded by the coding sequence TTGACCCTGACGCTGGATTGCAACGGGCGCCCACTGGTTCTCGGGCGCCCTTGTGTTATGGGGGTGCTCAATATCACTCCTGATTCTTTTTCCGACGGTGGCACCTATCTGTCTGTGGATGCTGCGCTTACGCGCGCTAAACGGATGTGGGAAGAGGGCGCGGATATCATCGATATCGGGGCGGAATCCACCCGTCCGGGGGCGCCAGCGGTGGCGCTGGAGGAAGAATTGCGGCGCCTGCTGCCGGTATTGGAAGCGGTGGCGGCAGAGGTGCCGCTGCCCATTTCCATTGACACCAGCAAAGCCGCCGTTATGCGTGCAGCTTGGTCCTTGGGCGCAGGGTTGATGAATGATGTGACCGCGTTGCGTGGTGATCCGCTGGCATTGGGGACTATTGCTGAGTTGGGTGTTCCCGTCTGTCTGATGCACATGCGGGGTACTCCGCAGAATATGCTAGCAGAAACCCATTACGTCGATGTGGTAGCGGAGGTGAAGAGCTTCCTGCTTGAGCGCATAGAGTGTTGTGTCGCGGCAGGCATTCCCCGACAACATCTGCTCATTGATCCCGGCTTTGGTTTCGCCAAAGATCTGGAAGCCAACTGCAGTTTACTGCGCCATTTGGATGCCTTTGCGTCCATAGGTGCGCCGCTGCTCGTTGGTCTGTCCCGCAAGCGCATGATCGGTACACTTTCCGGTGCGGAACGGGCTGCAGAGCGTGTGGCGGGCAGTATTGCTGCTGCACTTTGGGCAGTAGAGCGCGGCGCCCACATCGTGCGTGTCCACGATGTGGGCGAAACGGTGCAGGCGCTGCGGGTCTGGCGCGGAATGGGTTTGAGTTGA
- the ftsH gene encoding ATP-dependent zinc metalloprotease FtsH, with protein sequence MNNILKNVLLWVAIGVILMLVFQNLNTSSSTPAQAMDFSTFVNSVKQGQVADVTINGNHVNGSLSSGQQFSVYTPANDTQLVPQLLAAGVKISVKPPEGQSLLLSILISWFPMLLLIGVWIFFMRQMGGGGAGGRGAMTFGRSKARMLTEENNKVTFADVAGVEEAKDELAEIVEFLRDPQKFQRLGGRIPKGVLLMGSPGSGKTLLARAIAGEARVPFFSISGSDFVEMFVGVGASRVRDMFEQAKKHAPCIIFIDEIDAVGRQRGAGLGGGNDEREQTLNQLLVEMDGFEGTEGIIVVAATNRPDVLDPALLRPGRFDRQVTVPLPDIRGREQILQVHMRKVPIAPDVDPKVIARGTPGFSGADLANLVNEAALMAARRSKRLVDMHDFEDAKDKVMMGAERKSVVMSDKQRETTAYHESGHAVVAKLLPGTDPVHKVTIIPRGRALGLTMQLPTEDRFNYERQEILCNISILMGGRIAEEVFLNQMTTGAGNDIERATDLARRMVTQWGMSGIGPMVIGEKEEEVFIGREMTKHSNISEQTARTVDGEVRDIIQERYGIARKLIEENRDKVEAMARALLKYETLDAGQVSDIMAGRDPQPPAEGTGNYPSTPSGNVTTADKSGGQSLPGLNPGEHPV encoded by the coding sequence TGGCGATTGGCGTCATTCTGATGCTGGTGTTTCAGAACCTCAATACGAGCAGTTCGACGCCGGCTCAGGCTATGGATTTCTCGACCTTCGTGAATAGCGTCAAACAGGGTCAGGTTGCCGATGTCACCATCAACGGTAATCATGTGAATGGCAGCCTCAGTTCCGGGCAGCAATTCAGCGTCTACACTCCGGCAAACGACACGCAACTCGTTCCCCAACTGCTGGCTGCCGGGGTGAAGATCTCGGTCAAGCCGCCGGAAGGGCAATCGCTGTTGCTTTCTATCCTCATCTCGTGGTTCCCGATGCTCTTGCTGATCGGTGTATGGATTTTCTTCATGCGCCAGATGGGCGGTGGTGGCGCGGGCGGTCGGGGAGCGATGACTTTCGGCCGCAGCAAGGCGCGGATGCTGACGGAAGAAAACAATAAGGTCACTTTTGCCGACGTGGCGGGTGTTGAAGAAGCCAAGGATGAGCTTGCAGAGATCGTTGAATTCCTGCGCGATCCGCAGAAGTTCCAGCGCCTTGGTGGACGGATTCCCAAGGGCGTATTGCTCATGGGCTCGCCGGGTTCTGGTAAGACCTTGCTGGCGCGTGCCATTGCGGGCGAAGCACGAGTACCTTTCTTCTCTATCTCCGGCTCCGACTTTGTGGAAATGTTTGTCGGTGTCGGCGCATCGCGGGTTCGCGATATGTTTGAGCAGGCTAAAAAACATGCTCCTTGCATTATCTTCATCGACGAGATCGATGCGGTGGGTCGTCAGCGCGGTGCGGGCTTGGGTGGCGGTAACGACGAGCGCGAGCAGACCCTGAATCAGTTGTTGGTGGAGATGGATGGTTTCGAGGGTACCGAGGGCATTATTGTTGTTGCTGCCACCAACCGTCCGGATGTGCTGGATCCGGCGCTGTTGCGACCCGGTCGTTTCGACCGGCAGGTCACTGTACCTTTGCCGGACATTCGCGGGCGCGAGCAGATTCTGCAGGTGCACATGCGTAAGGTGCCGATTGCCCCGGACGTAGACCCCAAGGTCATTGCCCGGGGTACCCCGGGCTTCTCCGGCGCGGACTTGGCCAATCTGGTCAATGAAGCGGCGCTGATGGCGGCACGCAGGAGCAAGCGTCTGGTAGATATGCATGACTTTGAGGATGCCAAAGACAAGGTCATGATGGGCGCTGAACGCAAGTCGGTGGTCATGAGCGACAAACAGCGGGAAACCACGGCCTATCACGAGTCGGGCCATGCGGTGGTCGCCAAGTTGTTGCCGGGCACGGACCCGGTGCATAAAGTCACCATCATTCCGCGTGGCCGGGCCTTGGGGCTCACCATGCAGTTGCCGACGGAGGATCGTTTTAATTACGAGCGTCAGGAAATTCTCTGTAACATCTCCATTCTCATGGGTGGGCGTATTGCAGAAGAAGTGTTCCTCAACCAGATGACGACAGGCGCGGGTAACGACATTGAGCGTGCCACCGACCTGGCGCGGCGCATGGTGACCCAGTGGGGCATGTCCGGCATCGGGCCGATGGTCATTGGTGAAAAAGAGGAAGAGGTGTTCATCGGTCGGGAAATGACCAAGCACAGCAATATCTCCGAGCAGACGGCGCGAACCGTGGACGGGGAGGTGCGCGATATTATCCAGGAGCGCTACGGCATTGCCCGTAAATTGATTGAAGAGAATCGTGACAAGGTCGAGGCCATGGCTAGGGCCCTGCTGAAGTATGAAACACTGGACGCGGGGCAGGTGAGTGACATCATGGCTGGCCGCGACCCGCAGCCGCCGGCAGAGGGTACGGGAAACTATCCCTCCACACCCAGTGGTAATGTCACGACGGCCGACAAATCGGGCGGGCAGTCGTTGCCTGGCCTGAATCCAGGAGAACACCCCGTTTGA